A stretch of Aureispira sp. CCB-E DNA encodes these proteins:
- a CDS encoding PDZ domain-containing protein has protein sequence MKTFFNRKAWIYGLSLTMITSSSSNSIFAQDSNTSTDHKVTTIEKNLNKNVRVFVNNAPSESYEGQIAYHWEPSQEEEIEVIDNKPKLGVLLKGNESGVVVLKTFPNTTAAEIGLQENDKIISIDGKKTANIANLHEIIQGHQVGDAIVVQYERDGATHTAASILRSTSQNHYLNHRQNYNYTYSWSSNSDGYLKENACEKLEKLYGKPFLGVYLSSPHTDGGDGARLSSIIKGTGAEAAVLKAEDKITKMDQTPIQSSKEAIQFIQSKKPGDQIQIQVVRDNKTMLIEATLGSWANNPRTAAKITKLEEYCAENQQEEQEMQESACERLAEMYSKPFLGVYLNHASNEDGSGARLSSIIKGTGAAAAVLKAEDKITKMDQTPISSTKEAIQFIQSKKPGDQIQIQVVRNNKTMLIEATLGSWANNPRTAAKITKLEEYCETNTFIQEETPIEAPKEDLPQNMKDLVLPTFETKAVMEVFPNPTADIVNIRFEGEKAPLTIQVLGLDGRTMFSKNIQNFEGNYNDQIDLSKYPSGTYLINLMHGEQQITKQVIVE, from the coding sequence ATGAAAACTTTTTTTAATCGAAAAGCTTGGATTTATGGATTGAGTTTAACTATGATCACCTCTAGCTCTTCCAACTCTATTTTTGCACAAGATAGCAATACTAGTACAGACCACAAAGTTACAACCATTGAGAAAAATTTGAATAAAAATGTTCGAGTTTTTGTAAATAATGCTCCTTCTGAAAGTTATGAAGGGCAGATTGCTTACCACTGGGAACCTTCCCAAGAAGAAGAAATAGAAGTAATAGATAACAAGCCGAAGTTAGGTGTTTTGCTAAAAGGAAACGAATCGGGAGTTGTGGTATTAAAAACATTCCCCAATACTACTGCCGCAGAAATTGGGCTACAAGAAAATGATAAAATTATAAGTATTGATGGAAAAAAGACCGCTAACATTGCGAATCTACATGAGATAATTCAAGGTCATCAAGTTGGGGATGCTATTGTAGTCCAATACGAACGAGATGGAGCAACGCATACAGCTGCTTCTATTCTTCGCTCTACTTCCCAAAATCATTATCTAAATCACCGTCAAAATTACAATTACACCTACTCTTGGAGTTCTAATTCTGATGGGTACTTAAAAGAAAATGCTTGCGAAAAGTTAGAAAAACTATACGGCAAACCGTTCTTGGGAGTTTACCTTAGTAGCCCTCATACAGATGGAGGCGATGGTGCTAGATTGTCTTCTATTATCAAAGGAACGGGTGCTGAAGCTGCGGTATTAAAAGCAGAAGATAAAATTACTAAAATGGATCAAACTCCTATTCAGAGCAGCAAAGAAGCCATTCAGTTTATTCAAAGTAAAAAACCTGGTGACCAAATTCAAATTCAAGTTGTCAGAGACAACAAAACCATGCTAATTGAAGCAACACTCGGCTCTTGGGCAAATAACCCTAGAACTGCTGCTAAAATCACTAAATTAGAAGAATATTGCGCAGAAAATCAACAAGAAGAACAAGAAATGCAAGAAAGTGCTTGCGAAAGATTAGCTGAAATGTATAGCAAGCCTTTTTTGGGAGTCTATCTTAATCATGCTTCCAATGAAGACGGTAGTGGTGCTCGGCTGTCTTCTATCATCAAAGGAACAGGTGCCGCTGCTGCGGTATTAAAAGCAGAGGATAAAATTACTAAAATGGATCAAACTCCTATTAGCAGTACTAAAGAAGCTATTCAATTTATTCAAAGTAAAAAACCTGGTGACCAAATTCAAATTCAAGTTGTCAGAAACAACAAAACCATGCTGATTGAGGCAACACTCGGCTCTTGGGCGAATAACCCTAGAACTGCTGCTAAAATTACGAAACTAGAAGAATACTGCGAAACCAATACTTTTATTCAAGAAGAAACACCAATAGAAGCACCCAAAGAAGATTTGCCTCAAAATATGAAAGACTTGGTTCTTCCAACTTTTGAAACCAAAGCTGTTATGGAGGTATTCCCTAACCCAACTGCCGATATTGTTAACATTCGATTTGAAGGAGAAAAAGCCCCATTAACAATTCAGGTGCTTGGCTTAGACGGTCGAACCATGTTTAGTAAAAACATTCAAAATTTTGAAGGAAATTACAATGATCAAATTGACTTATCTAAATATCCTTCTGGTACTTATCTCATCAACTTGATGCATGGAGAACAACAAATTACCAAACAAGTTATTGTAGAATAA
- a CDS encoding SDR family oxidoreductase, whose product MNAIITGATKGIGRAVAELFAQNGFNVAICSRTQTDVDALKKHLEDTYSIEVIGQVVDMSKKDAVKNFAAAIVKQWASIDILVNNAGVFIPCELAQSENESAFEMMMDLNLYSTYYMTQSILPSMITQKKGHIFNMCSIASIMPYGAYAVSKHAMLGFSKVLREEVKDKGIRVTAVMPGATYTASWEGTDLPEERFMKAEDIAQTLLDIYNLSDRTVVEEILLRPQLGDI is encoded by the coding sequence ATGAATGCAATTATAACAGGAGCTACTAAAGGAATTGGTCGTGCTGTAGCCGAATTATTTGCTCAAAATGGCTTTAATGTTGCTATTTGTTCTCGCACACAAACCGACGTTGATGCGTTAAAAAAACACTTAGAAGACACCTACTCTATTGAGGTTATTGGTCAAGTTGTTGATATGTCTAAAAAAGATGCTGTCAAAAACTTTGCTGCTGCTATTGTTAAACAATGGGCTAGCATTGATATTTTGGTGAACAATGCAGGCGTATTTATTCCTTGTGAGTTAGCGCAATCTGAAAATGAATCTGCGTTCGAAATGATGATGGATTTAAACCTATATAGCACTTATTACATGACTCAAAGCATACTTCCTAGTATGATTACGCAAAAAAAAGGGCATATTTTTAACATGTGTTCTATTGCTAGTATCATGCCTTATGGTGCCTATGCTGTTTCTAAACATGCTATGTTGGGTTTTTCTAAAGTTTTGAGAGAAGAAGTAAAAGATAAAGGCATTCGAGTTACGGCTGTCATGCCAGGAGCTACCTATACAGCATCTTGGGAAGGAACAGATTTACCTGAGGAACGTTTTATGAAAGCAGAAGACATTGCACAAACACTACTCGACATTTATAATCTGAGTGATCGAACAGTTGTAGAAGAAATTTTATTGCGTCCTCAATTGGGGGATATTTAG
- a CDS encoding GldM family protein: protein MKIEILLLVCGGLFLGTSCGTTKKVQKNDDKEITTVTTTDTIPPQVISHPPVYIEGGTRKKIFYVGMPSTVKVYAEGGNTAHLDVSVSGGELIPADLTKGLYSYTEKIPGIAVEVVAKDTSKGIVVSEIFDVVEIPAPDAYVGKYRKPVDTKRVEFTVEEFKQQDVLMLKHDERVPARCDAESYTLIHINKEGKRAVHANQNKRGMFDETTQAMISNAQQGDIFIFENIKSTCSPYPVKNIVYLLK, encoded by the coding sequence ATGAAAATAGAAATTTTATTACTTGTCTGTGGCGGGCTTTTTCTCGGTACAAGTTGTGGAACAACAAAAAAAGTACAAAAGAACGACGACAAAGAAATAACAACAGTAACAACTACGGACACTATCCCTCCTCAAGTAATTTCTCACCCTCCTGTATATATTGAAGGTGGAACTAGAAAAAAGATCTTTTATGTAGGGATGCCGAGTACCGTCAAGGTTTATGCTGAAGGAGGGAATACTGCTCATTTAGATGTATCTGTAAGTGGAGGAGAGTTAATACCTGCTGATTTGACCAAAGGTTTGTACAGTTATACCGAAAAAATACCAGGAATCGCTGTAGAGGTCGTTGCCAAAGATACTTCTAAGGGAATTGTTGTTTCTGAAATTTTTGATGTTGTAGAGATACCTGCTCCCGATGCTTATGTCGGTAAATATCGAAAGCCAGTAGATACCAAACGAGTAGAATTTACGGTAGAGGAGTTTAAGCAACAAGACGTACTCATGTTAAAACACGATGAGAGGGTACCTGCTCGTTGCGATGCGGAAAGTTATACATTGATTCACATCAATAAAGAGGGTAAGAGGGCTGTCCATGCCAATCAAAATAAACGAGGAATGTTTGATGAAACAACGCAAGCAATGATTTCAAATGCTCAACAAGGAGATATTTTTATTTTTGAAAATATAAAATCAACCTGTTCGCCATACCCTGTTAAAAATATAGTCTATCTGCTAAAATAG
- a CDS encoding tetratricopeptide repeat-containing sensor histidine kinase translates to MKTFAPIKTVLYCFFLTTLFFSTTAAQNNSTFKIPQYILDTPSDSLKIELLDAICAELGRFHPEEVLFYRKFICKLAKKNNFDHTLFVFSTKVVDAFIYLRQPDSAVVYGLKTLEWAKTKQEELKEEIFAWLYNDMGFAYNQLKDYPTALTYYFKALKIKEQLNSPSIHSTYNNIGIVYMKFEKHDKALEYYKKSLALKRKINNQSGISKSLSNIGLVYRQIKNYQQARQYYQQALELNLKLKDSVGIINNYVSIGQLAYWQDDYERSIAYYNKALELRMIQGNPQLIGEILLDIAEMHLKAHQFPEALQHIQRAERIIREHQLDINTFRVYQIYADYYNLMNNSEKASFYYLQYKAIADSIEQEKNANFIAELETKYESEKKEQEIKLLKQQNIISSLELERIQTQRKWIFSVLFLLVIIISVLISLYRYRSKTNKELEILNSTKDKLFTIIGHDLKNPLIGFRSITQSLSSNLESMDKSSILYFIQKLEKSSNELYLLIQNLLQWAINQSGKLSNTPQHFALEQLVADVFNLFKINADREQIALINAVPPNSIVYADLKITQTILRNLIDNAIKFTSKGGKVYVQAKTIGNTIEVLVKDTGKGMSEIEQSNLFQQTVPTVEHHIPQKGTGIGLLLCKELAERLSSTIKVNSTLGKGTIFSFSLQQSPQNA, encoded by the coding sequence ATGAAAACTTTTGCTCCCATTAAAACAGTCCTTTATTGTTTTTTTTTAACAACATTGTTTTTCTCCACAACTGCTGCACAAAACAATTCAACGTTTAAGATTCCTCAATATATATTAGACACGCCAAGTGATTCTTTAAAAATAGAGTTATTGGACGCTATCTGTGCCGAATTGGGACGTTTTCATCCAGAAGAAGTTTTATTTTATAGAAAATTTATTTGCAAACTAGCTAAAAAAAATAATTTCGACCACACGCTTTTTGTTTTTTCAACTAAAGTCGTTGATGCTTTCATTTACCTTCGACAACCTGATAGTGCTGTTGTCTATGGCTTGAAAACTCTAGAATGGGCTAAAACAAAACAAGAAGAACTAAAAGAAGAAATATTTGCTTGGCTTTATAATGATATGGGGTTTGCTTATAATCAGTTAAAAGACTACCCCACTGCTCTGACATATTATTTTAAAGCTCTAAAAATTAAAGAACAACTCAACTCGCCTTCTATTCATTCTACTTATAATAACATAGGAATTGTTTATATGAAGTTTGAGAAGCACGATAAAGCACTAGAGTATTACAAAAAATCTTTAGCCTTAAAACGAAAAATTAATAATCAATCAGGAATTAGTAAGAGTTTATCTAATATAGGACTCGTTTATAGGCAAATAAAGAACTACCAACAAGCAAGGCAGTATTATCAACAAGCCTTGGAGCTTAATTTAAAACTAAAAGATTCTGTGGGCATTATCAATAACTATGTTTCTATCGGGCAACTAGCGTATTGGCAGGATGACTATGAGCGTTCTATAGCGTATTATAACAAAGCACTTGAATTGAGGATGATACAAGGTAACCCTCAATTAATTGGCGAAATTTTACTTGACATTGCAGAAATGCACTTAAAAGCTCATCAATTTCCTGAAGCACTACAACACATTCAACGAGCGGAGCGAATCATTCGAGAACATCAACTTGATATCAACACCTTTCGAGTTTATCAGATTTATGCTGACTATTACAACCTAATGAATAACAGCGAAAAGGCCTCTTTTTATTACCTACAATACAAAGCCATCGCCGATAGTATCGAACAAGAGAAAAATGCTAATTTCATTGCTGAGCTGGAAACAAAGTACGAATCAGAGAAAAAAGAGCAAGAAATCAAATTGCTCAAGCAACAAAATATTATTTCTAGCTTAGAATTAGAGCGCATCCAAACTCAACGAAAGTGGATTTTTAGTGTCCTTTTTTTACTGGTCATAATTATTAGTGTTCTTATTTCATTGTATCGGTATCGTTCTAAAACCAATAAAGAACTAGAAATACTCAATTCTACTAAAGATAAATTATTTACCATTATTGGACACGATCTCAAAAATCCTTTAATCGGTTTTCGCTCTATCACTCAATCTCTATCGAGCAACTTAGAGTCTATGGATAAAAGCTCTATTTTATATTTTATTCAAAAATTAGAAAAATCATCCAATGAGTTGTATTTGCTCATCCAAAACTTATTGCAATGGGCTATTAATCAAAGCGGGAAATTAAGTAATACCCCACAGCATTTTGCTTTAGAGCAGCTGGTTGCAGATGTCTTTAATTTATTTAAGATCAATGCAGATCGAGAACAAATTGCGTTAATTAACGCAGTCCCTCCCAATAGTATCGTGTATGCCGATTTAAAAATAACCCAAACTATTCTTAGAAATTTAATTGATAACGCGATTAAATTTACTTCCAAAGGTGGCAAAGTATATGTACAAGCCAAAACCATTGGTAACACAATTGAAGTTTTGGTCAAAGACACTGGCAAAGGTATGTCTGAAATAGAGCAAAGTAATTTATTCCAACAGACTGTACCAACAGTTGAGCATCATATCCCTCAAAAAGGAACAGGAATTGGGCTGCTTCTTTGCAAAGAATTAGCCGAACGTCTTAGTAGCACTATCAAAGTGAATAGCACTCTAGGCAAAGGCACCATTTTTAGTTTTTCATTACAACAATCACCTCAAAATGCGTAA
- a CDS encoding response regulator transcription factor yields the protein MRKISIFIVDDHEILRDGIRALLLGTNIQVLADFSGSLELFERLKTQQPDLILLDIIMPNRNGLEVLEQLRKEYADIPVLMFSAETEEQRIQQAVQKGAMGFLPKDCTKEELVEAIETVVKNQNYFGSSILSTIFKGYVANTQQNQHSKLSEREVSIIQLLCEGLGYKQIGEQLFISPRTVESHKQTIFKKLDISNNAQLVKYAIKHGMTSLD from the coding sequence ATGCGTAAAATATCTATTTTCATTGTTGACGATCACGAGATTTTAAGAGATGGAATTCGTGCATTATTATTAGGAACAAATATTCAGGTTCTAGCAGACTTTTCAGGATCTTTGGAACTTTTTGAACGCCTCAAAACACAACAACCCGACTTAATTTTGTTAGATATTATCATGCCTAACAGGAACGGTCTTGAAGTCTTAGAACAACTAAGAAAAGAATATGCTGATATTCCTGTTTTAATGTTTTCTGCCGAAACAGAAGAACAACGCATTCAACAAGCAGTACAGAAAGGGGCTATGGGCTTTTTACCTAAGGATTGTACCAAAGAAGAATTGGTAGAAGCAATTGAAACCGTTGTCAAAAATCAAAATTACTTTGGTTCTTCCATTTTATCAACCATTTTTAAGGGTTATGTCGCCAATACTCAACAAAATCAACACTCAAAACTATCCGAACGAGAGGTTTCTATCATTCAGTTGCTTTGTGAAGGACTCGGATACAAACAAATTGGAGAACAATTATTTATTTCTCCTAGAACAGTAGAAAGTCACAAACAAACCATTTTTAAAAAATTGGATATTAGCAACAATGCTCAACTGGTCAAGTATGCCATTAAACATGGTATGACTAGTTTAGATTAA
- a CDS encoding tetratricopeptide repeat protein: protein MSKKKKSPSKKATPSTSKASTQKDKNSNPSQELQVKNSFWVNHKMHLILVFFLSAALYANTLGHQYAVDDSIVILRNEFTKKGFKGMHGIWTEDTFTGFFGSKRNLVAGGRYRPLSLATFAIELQLFGEVVTSSDGQPALDKDGDKNYRGKPWISHFVNMLLYAWLCVVIYLMLLQMFNPKRTQNNLKGYFIALAGALLYATHPIHTEAVANIKGRDEIMVLLGSVLAVYWVLKAAVVEQNKALFYEVGAILAFIFAIFSKENAVTFLAIIPAALYFFTKKELPEILIKTVPYIVIVGIFWFGIRGPILGDAASVVSTNNAPATELMNDPFLKIENNRYVSYTNEERLATVLYTWGKYIKLLIYPDPLTNDYYPKHIRTNMDVIPTFSMPEVLLSVLLHFILGILLILGTLKRKAYAFFILFYLATFSVVSNLIFPIGTNMAERFMFLPSVGFSTLCAMGLYELVQRASNRGKSWVDALRIPTAVLGVLVVLYSIKTCTRNLAWYDDYTLFTTDIVHSPHSAKLNNAVSGVLQDKANRSNNSIERKMLIEKALGHSITATQLHPTYNNAWLLRGNANVMLGGVKKQEGANNTNPQTKRSLFEEALKYYDAGIQAYNEVLRLRPDHPDVHRNLGVVYRDRGNLLGQHLGQIDASIASIEKSLTYSNKDFESFRLLGIAYGIKGMQLQQAGRLQEATNSHYTAIKNLEKALEITPNAVPILYNLEIAYRQLNQPEKVEEYHQRWKKIDPEYDPTKQQ, encoded by the coding sequence ATGAGTAAGAAAAAAAAATCACCATCTAAAAAAGCTACGCCCTCTACTTCTAAAGCTAGCACTCAAAAAGACAAAAATTCTAACCCCTCCCAAGAATTACAAGTAAAAAATTCTTTTTGGGTCAATCATAAAATGCATTTGATTCTTGTCTTCTTTCTAAGTGCAGCTTTGTATGCCAACACGCTAGGGCATCAGTATGCTGTTGATGATAGCATTGTTATTCTCCGCAACGAATTTACCAAAAAGGGATTTAAGGGAATGCATGGTATTTGGACTGAAGATACATTTACAGGTTTTTTTGGGAGCAAGCGAAACTTAGTTGCAGGTGGTCGTTATCGTCCTCTTTCTCTAGCAACGTTTGCTATTGAATTGCAACTGTTCGGTGAGGTGGTAACAAGCTCAGACGGGCAACCTGCTTTGGACAAAGATGGAGATAAAAACTATCGGGGCAAACCGTGGATTAGTCATTTTGTCAATATGCTGTTGTATGCTTGGCTTTGTGTAGTTATTTACTTGATGTTGTTGCAAATGTTTAATCCTAAAAGGACTCAAAATAATTTAAAAGGTTATTTTATAGCCTTAGCAGGTGCCTTACTTTATGCAACACACCCAATTCATACTGAAGCAGTTGCCAACATCAAAGGTCGAGATGAAATTATGGTTTTGTTAGGCTCTGTATTGGCTGTCTATTGGGTCTTAAAAGCTGCTGTAGTAGAACAAAACAAAGCACTTTTCTATGAAGTTGGTGCTATTTTGGCTTTCATTTTTGCGATTTTTTCAAAAGAAAATGCGGTTACCTTCCTAGCTATTATTCCTGCTGCGCTTTACTTCTTTACCAAGAAAGAACTTCCAGAAATCCTAATAAAAACAGTTCCTTATATTGTTATTGTTGGTATTTTTTGGTTTGGAATCCGAGGTCCAATTTTAGGAGATGCCGCCTCTGTTGTGAGTACGAACAACGCCCCTGCAACCGAATTAATGAATGATCCGTTCCTAAAAATTGAAAACAACCGCTACGTTTCTTATACTAACGAAGAGCGTTTGGCAACAGTATTGTACACTTGGGGCAAGTACATCAAACTACTCATTTATCCAGATCCACTGACAAATGATTATTACCCAAAGCATATTCGTACCAATATGGATGTTATTCCGACCTTTTCAATGCCTGAGGTCTTACTTTCTGTATTGCTGCATTTTATTTTAGGTATTTTATTAATCTTGGGTACCCTCAAACGAAAAGCATATGCGTTCTTTATTCTATTTTATTTGGCAACTTTCTCAGTTGTTTCAAATTTAATTTTTCCGATTGGAACCAATATGGCCGAACGCTTCATGTTCCTACCTTCAGTTGGCTTTAGTACGCTCTGTGCCATGGGATTATACGAACTAGTTCAACGAGCTTCAAACCGAGGTAAAAGTTGGGTGGATGCCTTGAGAATTCCAACAGCTGTATTAGGAGTTCTAGTCGTTCTATATTCTATCAAAACATGTACTCGAAACCTTGCTTGGTATGATGACTATACATTATTTACCACAGATATTGTACACTCTCCTCATAGTGCAAAATTAAACAATGCCGTTTCGGGTGTGCTACAAGATAAAGCCAATCGCTCCAATAACTCTATAGAGCGTAAAATGCTGATTGAAAAAGCATTGGGACATTCAATTACAGCGACACAACTGCACCCTACCTATAACAATGCTTGGTTGTTGCGTGGTAATGCTAATGTGATGTTAGGTGGCGTAAAAAAACAAGAAGGTGCCAATAATACCAATCCTCAAACCAAACGAAGTCTTTTCGAAGAAGCATTGAAGTACTATGATGCGGGTATACAGGCTTATAACGAAGTACTTCGCTTGCGCCCAGACCACCCAGATGTTCACCGCAACTTAGGCGTTGTTTATAGAGATCGTGGTAATTTATTGGGGCAACATTTAGGGCAAATAGATGCTTCGATTGCTTCGATTGAAAAGTCTTTGACTTATTCAAATAAAGACTTTGAAAGCTTCCGTTTGTTGGGGATTGCTTATGGTATAAAGGGCATGCAATTGCAACAAGCAGGTCGCCTCCAAGAAGCAACCAATTCTCACTATACAGCTATCAAAAACCTAGAGAAAGCGTTAGAGATAACACCCAATGCAGTTCCTATTCTTTACAATTTAGAAATTGCTTATCGCCAATTAAATCAACCAGAGAAAGTAGAGGAATATCACCAACGATGGAAGAAAATTGACCCAGAATACGATCCAACTAAGCAGCAATAA